One Rhodoferax ferrireducens T118 DNA segment encodes these proteins:
- a CDS encoding sigma-54-dependent transcriptional regulator, with protein sequence MPSLNVLVVDDEPALRQILAAAVIKAGYSVEQANGVKQAATMLSRGDFDVALCDIKMPDGNGIELVRNCRAAGIETTFIMVTGFASIETAVEALQAGASDYITKPVRYEEVAHRLSQIDALRGLREENKALRKVVSDSSPKLYRFTSPGMLEVERLAGKVAPTDCTVLITGESGTGKGVVARLINDQSKRRTGPFLQVNCSAVPEHLLESEFFGHTKGAFTGADHARKGLFLQANGGTLFLDEIGELPLHMQTKLLHMVEDKEVRALGSEQVRHVDTRIIAATNADLVNLVKEGKFREDLYFRLSMFQIQIPPLNERQTDMPGLIRFLLHNLCPSGLGTMEIDPLAEEILLAHRWPGNVRELENVITRACILAEDNRISVADLPATIIQTNLPKTLAGAAIGSNGSLRDQMRKLELEILQRAIEGAGGDRKLAAQKLGIGLSSLYRKFDEFQPDALSSGDAAPVHPS encoded by the coding sequence ATGCCATCTCTGAACGTTTTAGTTGTTGACGACGAACCGGCATTGCGCCAGATTCTTGCTGCCGCAGTGATCAAAGCTGGCTATTCGGTGGAACAGGCCAACGGCGTAAAACAGGCCGCGACGATGCTTTCCCGCGGGGACTTCGATGTGGCACTATGCGATATCAAGATGCCCGACGGCAACGGTATCGAACTGGTACGCAATTGCCGTGCCGCCGGTATCGAAACGACGTTTATCATGGTTACGGGATTTGCTTCGATCGAAACGGCTGTCGAAGCGCTGCAGGCCGGGGCGTCGGATTACATCACCAAGCCAGTACGCTATGAAGAGGTGGCGCACAGACTTTCTCAAATCGACGCGTTGCGCGGCTTGCGCGAAGAAAATAAGGCCTTGCGCAAGGTTGTAAGCGATAGCTCACCCAAATTGTACCGATTCACCTCGCCCGGAATGCTCGAAGTAGAGAGACTAGCGGGAAAAGTAGCGCCCACTGACTGCACGGTCCTGATCACCGGAGAAAGCGGCACCGGCAAGGGCGTGGTGGCGCGACTGATCAACGATCAGAGCAAGCGGCGCACTGGCCCGTTTTTGCAGGTCAATTGCAGCGCGGTGCCCGAACACCTGCTGGAGAGCGAGTTTTTCGGACATACCAAAGGCGCGTTTACCGGTGCCGATCATGCCCGCAAGGGGCTTTTTTTGCAGGCCAACGGTGGCACCTTGTTCCTTGACGAGATTGGCGAACTACCCTTGCACATGCAGACCAAACTGCTGCACATGGTCGAGGACAAGGAGGTCAGGGCGCTAGGAAGCGAGCAAGTGCGCCATGTCGATACGCGCATCATCGCGGCGACGAATGCCGATCTTGTGAACCTGGTGAAAGAGGGTAAATTTCGCGAAGACCTGTATTTTCGGCTCAGCATGTTCCAGATTCAGATACCACCATTGAACGAGCGGCAGACGGACATGCCCGGACTGATCCGTTTTTTGCTTCACAACCTGTGCCCGAGCGGATTGGGAACAATGGAAATTGATCCTTTGGCAGAAGAAATTCTGCTGGCTCATAGATGGCCAGGAAACGTGCGAGAACTTGAAAACGTAATCACCCGCGCGTGCATCCTGGCGGAAGACAACCGCATTTCGGTCGCTGACCTGCCCGCGACGATTATCCAGACAAACTTACCAAAGACATTGGCCGGTGCGGCGATAGGCTCCAATGGCTCCCTTCGCGATCAGATGCGAAAATTGGAACTTGAAATCCTGCAGCGTGCGATCGAAGGTGCGGGGGGCGATCGCAAGCTGGCCGCACAGAAATTAGGAATCGGCTTGTCTAGCCTGTACCGCAAGTTCGACGAGTTTCAGCCCGATGCATTGAGCAGCGGAGACGCTGCGCCAGTGCACCCATCCTAA
- a CDS encoding cytochrome c3 family protein: MAIVYMLLLSPALYGGSVIGTRHDLSTAGTPQVCEFCHTPHGANTNLQAPLWNRAETTQVFTLYGSPTMNVAVGQPRVASRLCLSCHDGVNASTVVHGNSVSTKHDLVKPPGHPAPDMTSEPNCERCHSDMYGGKKRTLVLGTDLSNDHPISIDYPTAAQDSAFKAPTDAQKGWGGTSPNEVKLYAGAVECGSCHNVHSNDFAPFLRKSNAASALCTTCHAK, from the coding sequence ATGGCAATTGTCTACATGTTGCTGCTATCGCCAGCCCTATACGGTGGCAGCGTCATCGGTACGCGCCATGACCTGAGCACAGCAGGTACGCCGCAGGTGTGCGAGTTTTGTCACACGCCGCACGGCGCGAACACCAACCTTCAGGCCCCATTGTGGAACCGCGCCGAAACGACGCAGGTGTTTACGCTGTACGGTAGTCCGACAATGAATGTCGCTGTCGGGCAGCCCCGCGTGGCTTCGCGCTTGTGCCTGAGTTGCCATGACGGCGTGAATGCCAGCACCGTGGTTCATGGCAACAGCGTAAGCACGAAACACGACCTCGTGAAACCGCCAGGCCACCCCGCCCCCGATATGACTTCGGAACCCAACTGTGAACGGTGTCACTCGGATATGTACGGCGGCAAGAAGCGAACGCTGGTGCTTGGTACCGACCTGAGCAACGATCACCCAATCTCCATCGACTACCCCACTGCGGCTCAGGATTCCGCATTCAAAGCACCCACCGACGCCCAGAAAGGCTGGGGCGGAACATCGCCCAATGAAGTGAAGCTTTACGCCGGGGCGGTCGAGTGCGGCTCTTGCCACAATGTGCATAGCAACGACTTTGCGCCGTTCCTGCGCAAGTCCAATGCGGCAAGTGCTCTGTGCACCACCTGCCATGCCAAGTAA
- a CDS encoding Vgb family protein, translating to MDFKLIHVLKWGLLALTAIVTFESLAVGSDASVTLGTRVVAGKITEWQVPVPKFARDPAIGRDGNVYFAVRSGDQIARFDPKLKIFQDWNVPVGTQPLGVVVARDGKVLFGGFGNGTVGELDPSTGKIKIYLIPSVDSNPYTLVLDGEDNIWFTLRKVGKVARLERASGKITEYPIGDKPYSVALDQSGNVWVTRMAADRIVRLEPKTGKVTELLLGSGSHPRRTAVAPDGMLWVSLYGTGKLVKIDPTVCRVIKEYALPGGPNAGPYAVNADANGRIWVSEIQTDSVIMLDPRSEDIQIFKLPTKNTGIRNAAIDSEGHYWYVGSQAGKLGVIE from the coding sequence ATGGACTTCAAACTGATACATGTATTGAAATGGGGGCTGCTTGCCCTGACTGCTATCGTTACTTTTGAGTCGCTGGCGGTAGGCTCAGACGCCAGCGTGACACTGGGCACGCGGGTGGTTGCGGGGAAAATAACCGAGTGGCAGGTGCCAGTGCCGAAATTTGCGCGTGATCCGGCTATCGGGCGCGACGGAAATGTTTATTTCGCAGTGCGCTCGGGTGACCAAATTGCCCGCTTCGACCCAAAGTTGAAGATCTTCCAAGATTGGAACGTACCTGTTGGAACGCAGCCGCTGGGCGTGGTTGTGGCGCGCGATGGCAAAGTACTCTTTGGCGGTTTCGGCAACGGCACCGTCGGCGAACTCGATCCATCCACCGGCAAGATAAAAATATACCTTATCCCGTCCGTTGACAGCAATCCTTATACGCTGGTATTGGATGGTGAGGACAACATTTGGTTCACGCTGCGAAAAGTCGGCAAAGTGGCGAGGCTTGAGCGCGCTAGCGGCAAAATCACAGAATACCCGATTGGCGACAAGCCATACTCAGTGGCATTGGATCAAAGCGGCAATGTTTGGGTCACACGCATGGCCGCCGACCGGATAGTGCGCTTGGAGCCAAAGACCGGCAAGGTCACTGAGTTGTTACTGGGTTCAGGATCGCATCCACGACGGACTGCGGTGGCGCCGGACGGTATGCTGTGGGTCTCTCTCTATGGCACGGGTAAGCTGGTAAAAATTGATCCCACCGTATGCCGAGTGATCAAAGAATATGCGCTTCCAGGCGGGCCGAATGCTGGCCCCTATGCCGTAAACGCAGACGCAAACGGACGCATTTGGGTCAGCGAGATCCAAACCGACAGCGTGATCATGCTCGATCCCCGCAGCGAGGATATTCAGATTTTCAAGCTACCGACAAAGAATACCGGGATACGCAATGCTGCCATTGATTCCGAGGGGCATTACTGGTATGTGGGCAGCCAGGCGGGTAAGCTGGGTGTCATTGAATAA
- a CDS encoding sensor histidine kinase, with product MKLTLRAKGILAFMALVAYVGAGDLILSQERSNLLLYFSEMERIYTTESALGKTTYAVSHSMLKLEERFFSNDSLPPAFEEHIALDVELIQAGLMGLQDYYPWLKKRNDRLDQDMARLRTEPSHGSMVSLREHGKELSSELDQITRELRERKSLLWQRYRNEYDIMSFTAAVMTLVGALIFGALIALFLTRLASDIRRLATRALDIVVGYRGPPVEVTRDDEVGDLMKAINRMQSELRLRERQLEISREQRFHKEKMAAIGSLAAAVAHEINNPIAAIAGIAQSLKDSGRHASCAEFGIDPSDLILEQAKRITAISRQIAELTAPHSPEHELLDLNSLVRNTCNFIAYDKRFDKIEMALNLDSQIPAINAIADHLTQVLMNLLINAADALEDVHQRSPTIWVATLATKSELLLTVSDNGKGMDSSVLAHAFDEAYTTKPPNKGRGLGLFLCKSLLESCGNRIELESTLGVGTSVRVRLTLASHPGA from the coding sequence GTGAAGCTCACGCTGCGAGCCAAAGGCATCTTGGCTTTCATGGCATTGGTGGCTTACGTAGGAGCAGGTGATCTCATCCTGTCGCAAGAGCGCTCGAATCTGTTGCTCTACTTCTCAGAAATGGAGCGTATCTATACAACGGAAAGCGCGCTCGGAAAGACTACTTATGCCGTCTCCCATTCCATGCTCAAGTTAGAGGAAAGGTTCTTTTCCAATGACAGCCTGCCCCCAGCGTTTGAAGAGCATATTGCGCTCGATGTGGAACTGATCCAGGCGGGTCTGATGGGATTGCAGGACTATTACCCGTGGCTTAAAAAGAGGAATGATCGCCTGGACCAGGATATGGCCAGACTGCGTACCGAACCCTCGCATGGCAGCATGGTCTCGCTGCGAGAGCACGGAAAGGAACTAAGCAGTGAACTGGACCAGATTACCAGGGAATTGCGTGAGCGCAAGAGCCTGCTGTGGCAACGCTACCGCAACGAGTATGACATCATGTCGTTCACTGCGGCAGTTATGACTCTCGTAGGCGCGCTAATTTTCGGCGCACTGATTGCGCTGTTTCTCACGCGACTGGCATCCGATATCAGGAGGCTTGCAACGCGTGCGTTGGATATTGTGGTCGGCTATCGGGGACCCCCGGTAGAGGTCACGCGTGACGACGAGGTAGGCGATTTGATGAAGGCGATCAACCGCATGCAATCCGAATTACGACTGCGCGAGCGGCAGCTGGAAATTTCGCGCGAACAGCGCTTTCACAAGGAAAAGATGGCGGCCATCGGCTCGCTAGCCGCAGCCGTTGCGCACGAGATCAACAACCCGATTGCAGCGATAGCGGGAATCGCCCAATCGCTGAAAGACTCCGGCCGACACGCGTCGTGTGCAGAGTTCGGTATCGATCCATCCGACCTGATACTGGAACAGGCCAAACGCATCACTGCCATTTCGCGACAGATCGCCGAGCTCACCGCACCGCACTCACCAGAGCACGAGTTGCTCGATCTGAATTCGCTGGTGCGCAATACATGCAATTTCATTGCTTACGACAAGCGCTTTGACAAGATAGAAATGGCTCTTAATCTTGATTCCCAGATACCCGCAATCAACGCCATCGCCGATCATCTGACGCAAGTGCTGATGAACTTATTGATCAATGCGGCTGACGCGCTGGAGGATGTCCATCAGCGCAGTCCGACGATATGGGTGGCGACGTTGGCGACAAAAAGTGAGCTGCTATTGACGGTAAGCGACAACGGCAAGGGGATGGACAGTTCCGTGCTGGCGCACGCATTCGATGAAGCCTATACGACGAAGCCGCCCAACAAGGGCCGCGGCCTTGGCCTGTTTTTGTGCAAGTCCCTGCTCGAGAGCTGCGGCAATCGCATCGAGCTAGAATCGACGCTCGGGGTTGGCACTTCAGTGCGAGTCCGTCTCACGCTGGCGTCGCATCCCGGAGCCTAA
- a CDS encoding cytochrome c3 family protein: MLAEKAAAAPAGRASAPRSLVPLPAKPAPTSSHAPFEAGDCKICHQNADPKHPGPVFKKGPALCLDCHEEFNGVMKRAHTHAPARTDCTSCHNPHNSVFSKLLHLEPRALCVSCHEKIGKLHDSAKVPHKALTTGKYCSNCHNPHGSTVEKLLIQLPFDLCVNCHSVDTMADANGKKLQNIKAWLLDNPKQHGPVASKDCNDCHEPHGGDLFRLINQDYPPEFYAPYDAKNYGLCFGCHREKAFSTAQTATLTSFRNGATNLHYLHLQQSGRGRTCRACHEVHAAKQDHLIRDGVPYGSGGWILKLNYKKTATGGSCEKTCHAEKSYANRTAP; encoded by the coding sequence GTGTTGGCCGAAAAAGCCGCTGCTGCGCCAGCGGGACGTGCGTCCGCACCCCGATCACTGGTGCCGCTGCCGGCCAAACCGGCACCGACTTCAAGCCACGCGCCGTTCGAGGCGGGCGACTGCAAGATCTGCCATCAGAACGCAGACCCCAAGCACCCTGGTCCAGTGTTTAAAAAGGGGCCGGCCCTGTGCCTGGATTGCCATGAGGAATTCAATGGCGTGATGAAGCGAGCGCACACGCATGCGCCGGCACGCACCGACTGTACTAGCTGTCATAACCCACACAATTCGGTGTTCTCCAAGCTGTTACATCTGGAGCCACGGGCTCTGTGCGTCAGTTGCCACGAGAAGATCGGAAAACTTCACGACAGTGCCAAAGTGCCGCATAAAGCGCTCACTACTGGTAAATACTGCAGCAATTGCCACAACCCGCATGGCAGCACGGTAGAGAAGCTACTGATTCAATTGCCTTTTGACCTGTGCGTTAACTGCCACAGCGTCGATACCATGGCTGATGCCAATGGCAAGAAGCTGCAAAACATCAAGGCTTGGCTGCTTGACAACCCGAAGCAGCACGGGCCGGTGGCTTCCAAGGACTGTAACGATTGTCACGAGCCCCACGGAGGTGATCTCTTCCGCCTGATCAACCAAGACTATCCGCCAGAGTTTTATGCCCCATACGACGCCAAAAATTACGGGTTGTGCTTTGGCTGTCACAGGGAAAAAGCGTTCTCTACCGCGCAGACGGCCACGCTCACCAGTTTTCGCAATGGCGCCACCAACCTGCATTACCTTCATCTGCAGCAATCTGGTCGTGGGCGTACCTGCCGTGCCTGCCATGAGGTGCACGCAGCCAAGCAGGATCACCTTATCCGCGACGGCGTGCCTTACGGATCGGGCGGCTGGATACTCAAGCTGAACTACAAGAAGACGGCAACCGGCGGCTCGTGCGAAAAGACCTGTCACGCGGAGAAAAGCTACGCCAATCGGACGGCGCCTTAG
- a CDS encoding tetratricopeptide repeat protein: protein MNIAALLVLVGLVAVFQPASAAHAAIGTPVASTEMPTLEGGKAQVMGNVEANVLVFFRPDQPRSAGALRELARCQKDFAGKSVRWVAVVPSSASLPGVMTLMRDTSFAAPVLLDNGDALYGSLGLDLHPVVVIVGRDQKLAAFEPFRVLDYCTVISARIRHVLREISDAELGAVLDPPKATQGGNEQVARRYRAFAEVQFKNKDYDKALVSVRKGLAKDPLLAPAHALLGQILLAQGNCADAVPAFNQALLLDGASTVARDGLERCKSAR from the coding sequence ATGAATATCGCGGCCCTGCTGGTGCTGGTTGGGCTGGTGGCGGTCTTCCAACCGGCCAGTGCGGCGCATGCCGCGATCGGAACCCCGGTTGCGAGCACCGAGATGCCCACCCTGGAGGGTGGGAAAGCCCAGGTAATGGGAAACGTCGAGGCCAACGTGCTGGTGTTCTTTCGCCCGGATCAGCCGCGCTCGGCGGGCGCGCTGCGGGAGTTGGCGCGCTGCCAGAAGGATTTCGCTGGCAAGTCCGTGCGTTGGGTGGCGGTAGTCCCCAGTTCCGCATCGTTGCCAGGCGTGATGACATTGATGCGCGACACCAGCTTCGCAGCTCCGGTGCTGCTGGACAATGGGGATGCGCTTTACGGCAGTCTGGGCTTGGACCTGCATCCAGTGGTGGTTATTGTTGGTCGCGATCAAAAACTGGCTGCATTTGAGCCGTTTCGGGTATTGGACTATTGCACCGTCATCAGCGCGCGTATCCGCCATGTGCTGCGTGAAATCTCCGACGCTGAATTGGGTGCCGTGCTCGATCCACCCAAGGCTACGCAGGGCGGCAACGAACAGGTCGCACGGCGCTATCGCGCGTTTGCCGAGGTCCAGTTCAAGAACAAGGATTACGACAAAGCACTCGTCAGCGTGCGCAAGGGCCTCGCCAAAGACCCCCTGCTGGCACCCGCACATGCCCTGCTGGGCCAGATTCTGCTGGCTCAGGGCAACTGTGCCGACGCGGTCCCCGCATTCAATCAGGCGCTGCTGCTTGACGGCGCCAGCACAGTTGCCAGGGACGGCCTGGAACGCTGCAAGTCGGCGCGCTGA
- a CDS encoding NHL repeat-containing protein, with the protein MPNSSTTMFLPTRLRFFSALLGALMLLSGCVTQPTKAPLQKEAVFYPRAPDAPRVQHLATFASARDLETAKESGGLKDFLLGEEKVEDALVRPYGVAMSDSKIYVADSRGPGLAVFDLKTRKFSLMSGSGAGRMQRPINVAIDADDTKYVTDTARNQVLVYDKGDRYLAAYGGKDEFKPVDVAIAGDRLYVVDIEHHEVQVLDKRSGKLQFKFGKSDVDKEKSLHQPTNLAVGRDGDIYVVETGNFRVARFTPEGKFVRHYGEAGQAPGQFARPKGIAMDRSGRMYVSDAAFQNVQIFDGQGRVLMAFGQPGGDLPGLNLPAGVAIDYDNVALFRSLADPKFSIEHLILVVSQFGPNQVDVFGFGKMAGVDYPQDEKLESKPVP; encoded by the coding sequence ATGCCCAACTCATCAACGACCATGTTCCTGCCTACTCGACTACGATTTTTCAGTGCACTGCTCGGCGCGCTTATGCTGCTGTCCGGCTGCGTCACGCAGCCTACCAAAGCACCGCTGCAAAAAGAGGCCGTGTTCTACCCGCGAGCGCCGGATGCGCCGCGCGTGCAGCATCTGGCCACTTTTGCCAGCGCGCGCGATCTGGAAACCGCCAAAGAAAGTGGTGGGCTCAAGGATTTTCTGCTCGGCGAAGAAAAAGTCGAGGACGCCTTGGTGCGTCCTTACGGCGTGGCGATGTCCGATAGCAAGATCTACGTCGCCGATAGTCGAGGCCCCGGCTTGGCGGTTTTTGACCTCAAAACCAGAAAATTTTCACTCATGTCGGGGTCGGGTGCTGGACGCATGCAGCGCCCCATCAATGTAGCCATCGACGCAGACGATACCAAGTACGTGACTGACACCGCGCGTAATCAGGTACTGGTCTATGACAAGGGCGACCGTTATCTTGCAGCCTATGGCGGCAAGGATGAGTTCAAGCCGGTCGATGTCGCGATTGCCGGCGATCGGCTGTATGTGGTGGACATCGAGCACCATGAAGTCCAGGTGCTGGACAAGCGATCGGGGAAACTACAGTTCAAATTTGGCAAGTCCGATGTTGATAAAGAGAAGTCATTGCATCAACCGACCAATCTTGCCGTTGGCCGCGACGGGGACATCTATGTTGTCGAAACCGGAAACTTCCGCGTTGCGCGTTTCACGCCCGAGGGTAAGTTCGTGCGCCATTACGGCGAAGCGGGTCAGGCGCCGGGGCAGTTTGCACGGCCCAAGGGGATCGCGATGGACCGCTCCGGTCGCATGTACGTCAGCGATGCGGCATTCCAGAATGTGCAGATCTTCGACGGTCAGGGGCGTGTGCTCATGGCTTTCGGGCAGCCAGGGGGGGATTTGCCCGGTCTCAACCTGCCAGCAGGTGTTGCCATCGATTACGACAACGTGGCGCTGTTTCGCAGCCTCGCAGACCCCAAATTTTCCATCGAGCACCTGATTCTGGTCGTGAGTCAATTTGGGCCCAACCAGGTTGACGTCTTCGGTTTCGGAAAAATGGCCGGTGTTGACTATCCCCAGGACGAGAAGCTCGAATCCAAACCGGTCCCGTGA
- a CDS encoding cytochrome c3 family protein, with translation MKSQLRCLKWAGLAAASLLLTLGATSAQAAIGTIVGSVHDFSTTGPNATYKGTSTQVCIYCHAPHNTGSTLLWNRATNGATYSLYSSTVSSTMNATTGQPGAVSKLCLSCHDGTVAIDSFGGATGSKMVTGAPLLGTDLSNDHPIGFPYNAALVTADPGLRAVSTAATIGTGNVGTIESKMLFGASGAATVECASCHDVHNSTSGTAVQAKLLKVTTVGSALCTTCHIK, from the coding sequence ATGAAATCCCAATTGAGATGTTTGAAATGGGCCGGGCTGGCAGCCGCATCGCTGCTATTGACGCTTGGCGCGACATCGGCGCAGGCGGCCATCGGAACCATCGTTGGTTCAGTGCACGATTTCTCCACCACAGGCCCCAACGCGACCTACAAAGGCACAAGTACTCAGGTTTGCATCTATTGCCACGCGCCCCACAATACCGGTTCTACGCTATTGTGGAATCGTGCTACTAATGGTGCAACCTACTCTCTATATAGCTCCACAGTCAGTTCCACAATGAACGCCACAACGGGGCAACCGGGTGCCGTTTCCAAGCTCTGCCTGTCCTGCCATGACGGCACCGTTGCGATCGACAGTTTTGGCGGCGCCACCGGAAGCAAAATGGTCACGGGCGCACCTTTGCTCGGCACCGACCTCAGCAACGACCACCCAATCGGGTTCCCATATAACGCTGCACTCGTAACGGCTGACCCTGGTTTGCGCGCCGTTAGCACTGCCGCAACCATCGGCACCGGTAATGTGGGTACGATTGAAAGCAAGATGCTGTTCGGGGCCTCAGGGGCAGCCACCGTGGAGTGCGCTTCCTGCCATGATGTGCATAACAGCACCTCGGGAACCGCAGTGCAAGCCAAGCTGCTGAAAGTTACCACAGTGGGTAGCGCGCTCTGCACAACTTGCCACATCAAGTAG
- a CDS encoding cytochrome c3 family protein — protein sequence MSTYKWFIAGFGVAALGMAALLHADVGRGNGHPARTDCGVCHLAGPNVDQDQASKLVSSQELLCARCHARAIEVSHPSGFAPKRSLPAEYPLDWKGDLTCSTCHLPHGREPGLLRGKKHGKDFCLTCHDQAFFRSMKDAGTSMVISGHLDVSRGRSTIDIDVHSLHCLGCHAGSHSDGGSVSIGSSGVLRHASGAAPHPIGRSYRDASKRGGFQPENQLAQKKILLSDGRISCISCHEAYKKEHGKLVVSNERSALCLACHAK from the coding sequence TTGTCAACTTATAAATGGTTCATCGCCGGTTTCGGCGTCGCTGCTTTGGGCATGGCAGCGTTGCTGCATGCGGATGTAGGCCGCGGGAACGGACATCCAGCCAGAACAGACTGTGGCGTCTGTCATCTTGCCGGACCCAATGTCGACCAGGACCAGGCGTCGAAGCTGGTCTCATCCCAAGAGCTACTTTGTGCAAGGTGCCACGCGCGGGCGATTGAGGTCAGCCACCCCAGCGGCTTTGCGCCAAAGAGAAGCCTGCCCGCTGAGTATCCGCTCGATTGGAAAGGAGATCTGACCTGCAGCACCTGCCATTTGCCACACGGCAGGGAGCCTGGCCTGCTGCGTGGCAAAAAACATGGCAAGGATTTCTGCTTGACCTGTCATGATCAAGCATTTTTCCGTAGCATGAAAGATGCAGGAACTTCAATGGTAATTTCGGGACATTTGGATGTGAGTCGCGGGCGCAGCACCATCGACATCGATGTGCATTCCTTGCATTGCCTGGGATGCCACGCAGGCAGTCATTCGGATGGCGGATCAGTCAGCATCGGCAGCAGCGGCGTCCTGCGTCATGCCAGCGGTGCGGCTCCTCACCCAATCGGGCGCAGCTACCGTGACGCGAGCAAGAGAGGCGGCTTCCAACCGGAGAATCAGTTGGCACAAAAGAAAATTTTGTTGTCAGATGGAAGAATCAGCTGCATTTCCTGCCATGAGGCTTATAAGAAAGAACATGGCAAGCTGGTCGTCTCCAATGAGCGTTCGGCGCTCTGTCTAGCCTGCCACGCCAAATGA
- a CDS encoding Tll0287-like domain-containing protein has protein sequence MQKLKPFTPFEVFQTLEAVLQPLRKIRKWGALQTRKFGKEVQNRAKNRRPLTTGILLFLTIRFLAGVLTTVSMAGFSPAAHSQESTESRSVQDSRKVALQVSQDLRTQLIREMQLSGPLRSLVACKYTCPEILSMQSRKTGWRVAAVSLKPRNSALGMADAWEQKVIADFDRRVAKGEKGETLEFVEIVSEPQGRYFRYAKAMMVERLCLQCHGSSDQRPDSVKAQLATDYPFDQAVDFRIGQVYGIVSIKRGV, from the coding sequence ATGCAAAAACTGAAACCTTTCACACCGTTCGAGGTATTCCAGACTCTGGAAGCGGTTTTGCAGCCGCTTCGAAAAATCAGGAAATGGGGAGCCTTGCAGACGAGGAAATTCGGTAAGGAGGTACAAAACAGGGCTAAGAATCGACGTCCGCTGACGACTGGCATCTTGCTGTTTTTGACAATTCGGTTTCTGGCCGGAGTCTTGACAACGGTGAGCATGGCAGGCTTTTCCCCGGCCGCACATTCACAAGAGAGTACTGAAAGTAGATCGGTTCAGGACAGCCGCAAGGTTGCTCTCCAGGTGTCGCAGGACTTAAGAACCCAACTGATCAGGGAAATGCAGTTGAGTGGCCCGCTACGCTCGCTCGTGGCGTGCAAATACACTTGCCCCGAGATTCTTTCCATGCAGTCGCGCAAGACCGGCTGGAGAGTGGCAGCGGTAAGCCTGAAGCCACGAAATTCGGCGCTGGGCATGGCCGATGCATGGGAGCAGAAAGTGATTGCCGACTTCGATCGCCGTGTAGCTAAAGGCGAAAAAGGGGAGACGCTTGAATTTGTCGAAATCGTGAGCGAGCCGCAGGGCAGGTATTTCCGCTACGCCAAGGCGATGATGGTGGAGCGTCTGTGCCTGCAATGCCACGGTTCGAGCGACCAGCGACCCGACTCGGTAAAGGCACAATTGGCCACCGACTATCCGTTTGACCAGGCCGTCGACTTCAGGATAGGCCAGGTATATGGCATCGTCTCAATCAAGCGAGGCGTTTGA
- a CDS encoding cytochrome c3 family protein, with translation MNHNIVARKMLLPCESKCWLRLCVEIFFGRTELIDPIRMLVGAMLFLILGVATAQTAGAGIKGTAHDPGIWSFGFEQQVCVMCHAPHNTNTQGPLWNRAANNTSYTLYASSTMNATPGQPGSVSKLCLSCHDGTVGVLDYGGATGGMTLAEASSCTNPLGCSGVLGTNLSNDHPIGITYDAALATADKGLNDPSTKTVTIGSTASRSGTIATMMLSGGKVECSSCHDVHNIYTVAGSTGTSKGLVKVGMAGSSLCLQCHTK, from the coding sequence ATGAACCACAACATCGTGGCGCGAAAAATGCTTTTGCCCTGCGAAAGTAAATGTTGGTTACGGTTATGCGTGGAGATATTTTTTGGGAGAACTGAGTTGATTGATCCAATAAGAATGTTGGTCGGGGCGATGCTGTTTCTGATCTTGGGAGTGGCTACTGCCCAGACTGCAGGCGCGGGGATCAAAGGCACGGCACATGATCCCGGCATTTGGTCTTTTGGGTTTGAGCAACAGGTATGCGTCATGTGTCACGCGCCGCACAATACAAACACGCAAGGCCCGCTTTGGAACCGCGCGGCAAACAACACCAGTTACACGTTGTACGCATCATCCACGATGAATGCAACGCCTGGCCAACCGGGTTCAGTCTCCAAACTCTGTTTGTCCTGTCACGACGGCACGGTAGGGGTCCTTGATTACGGCGGTGCTACAGGCGGTATGACGCTTGCTGAAGCAAGCAGCTGTACCAACCCTCTGGGATGCAGCGGTGTCCTCGGCACCAATCTGTCTAATGACCATCCGATTGGGATCACTTATGACGCCGCCTTGGCGACTGCAGACAAGGGACTGAATGACCCGTCAACAAAGACCGTGACTATTGGCTCCACGGCCAGCAGGTCCGGCACCATCGCCACGATGATGCTGTCCGGCGGTAAAGTGGAGTGCTCTTCCTGCCACGATGTCCACAACATTTATACGGTGGCAGGCAGCACTGGAACTAGCAAGGGTCTGGTGAAGGTAGGCATGGCGGGAAGTTCGCTCTGCCTCCAGTGTCATACGAAATAA